Proteins encoded together in one Candidatus Xianfuyuplasma coldseepsis window:
- a CDS encoding alpha-amylase family glycosyl hydrolase, with product MATLKLEKLLQALQQTTDTTIYNYTVPDVWNCFDYNPDKLIEAPHNELMVDPYDFYASVIADYILPNKEDDKDYTNAISFGLKRPKRNYSGGDWIKESVVYSTMIRTSAAWDHDRSGKLDLYNIYHMPETGTFVKMLALLPLLQKMGVNVVYMLPISKFSLKDKKGDLGSPYGVSNFDKLDPNLKDPLVGDALTLEEEFQAFVEACHILDMRVMIDIIPRTNSVDSELIREHPEWFYWIKASEYDQYKVPHVPELGETAIPDVENLEIAYQSPDVLRHINMFQYNPKAQDESLWNKVKKSKNLAKAIEQHFDLRVAPAFSDYINDPQPPWTDVTFFRLFLDIPTETRPFVDTTDRPPYILFDTIKANMYFGDQPNMELWQKLADIVPSYQRRFGIDGARIDMGHALPKPLLDMIINKARDIDPDFCFIAEELQPKLAQKAKDNGYNMIIGNGFVMEPRVWEGKLQEFMYDSIELPLPTFACGETHDTPRLAARDGGESLAKLLTVLNMFMPNGVPFINSGQEVYETQPMNTGLDARPNELYMLDPSDPYYKKLALFDLYQFHYTNPRRWELPNILEALKPIRKKFKKQLLDKHSFMPLYAHYDNQNFIGFSYFKTTKSNKENMLFVLGNADTWHEHYIRIDIRLLRHTTNNHEMTGKLLFSTHEAPRPFTQFIDNNTLDIHLGPGEVKIVEL from the coding sequence ATGGCCACACTAAAATTGGAAAAATTATTACAAGCATTACAACAAACAACCGATACAACAATATACAACTATACGGTTCCTGATGTATGGAACTGTTTTGACTATAATCCTGACAAGCTCATTGAAGCTCCCCATAATGAGTTGATGGTGGATCCCTATGATTTTTATGCTAGTGTAATCGCTGATTATATCCTACCAAACAAAGAAGATGACAAAGATTATACCAATGCCATATCGTTTGGTCTAAAACGTCCCAAGCGAAACTACAGCGGTGGTGATTGGATAAAAGAATCTGTTGTCTACTCGACGATGATTCGAACCAGTGCTGCGTGGGATCATGATCGCAGTGGTAAACTCGACCTCTATAATATCTATCACATGCCGGAAACTGGAACGTTTGTCAAGATGTTAGCACTACTTCCATTACTACAAAAAATGGGGGTTAATGTTGTCTATATGTTACCAATCTCCAAATTCAGTTTAAAAGATAAAAAAGGAGACTTAGGTAGTCCCTATGGTGTCTCCAATTTTGACAAGTTGGATCCCAATTTAAAAGATCCCTTAGTTGGGGATGCATTAACCTTAGAAGAAGAATTCCAAGCCTTTGTCGAAGCATGCCACATTCTCGATATGCGTGTAATGATTGATATTATTCCACGTACCAATAGCGTTGATAGCGAACTCATTCGTGAACATCCCGAGTGGTTCTATTGGATTAAAGCAAGCGAATATGATCAATACAAAGTCCCTCATGTACCCGAACTTGGTGAAACCGCCATCCCGGATGTAGAAAATCTTGAAATTGCCTATCAATCACCGGATGTATTGCGACATATCAATATGTTCCAGTACAATCCCAAAGCTCAAGATGAATCACTCTGGAACAAAGTAAAGAAATCAAAAAACCTAGCAAAAGCAATTGAACAGCATTTTGATTTACGCGTTGCTCCGGCGTTTAGTGATTATATTAATGACCCCCAACCGCCATGGACTGACGTTACCTTCTTCCGCTTATTTTTAGACATTCCAACAGAAACGCGTCCGTTTGTCGATACGACGGATCGTCCCCCATACATCTTATTTGATACAATCAAAGCCAACATGTATTTTGGCGATCAACCAAATATGGAATTATGGCAAAAACTAGCCGACATTGTTCCAAGTTATCAACGGCGTTTTGGAATTGATGGGGCGCGAATTGACATGGGCCATGCACTACCAAAACCACTACTTGATATGATTATCAACAAAGCCCGAGACATCGATCCGGATTTCTGTTTTATTGCCGAAGAACTACAACCAAAACTCGCCCAAAAAGCCAAAGACAATGGCTATAATATGATTATTGGAAATGGATTTGTTATGGAACCACGCGTTTGGGAAGGCAAACTACAAGAGTTTATGTACGATTCAATCGAACTACCGCTTCCCACTTTTGCCTGTGGTGAAACCCATGATACCCCCCGTCTTGCGGCACGAGATGGTGGCGAATCACTTGCGAAATTACTCACCGTGTTAAACATGTTTATGCCCAATGGGGTACCATTTATTAACAGTGGCCAAGAAGTCTATGAAACCCAACCGATGAATACGGGACTGGATGCAAGACCAAATGAACTCTATATGCTCGATCCTAGTGATCCGTATTACAAAAAACTCGCATTGTTTGATTTGTATCAATTTCATTACACCAATCCGCGTCGATGGGAACTACCCAATATTTTAGAAGCACTGAAACCAATCCGCAAAAAGTTCAAAAAGCAACTGCTTGACAAACACTCGTTTATGCCATTATATGCCCATTATGATAATCAAAATTTCATTGGTTTCTCGTATTTCAAAACAACGAAAAGCAATAAAGAAAATATGCTCTTTGTCCTTGGGAATGCGGATACGTGGCACGAACATTATATTCGAATAGATATCCGATTATTGCGTCACACGACCAACAATCATGAAATGACAGGCAAATTACTCTTTAGTACTCATGAAGCTCCTCGACCATTCACTCAATTCATCGACAACAACACTCTCGATATCCATCTTGGTCCTGGTGAAGTAAAAATTGTTGAACTATAA
- a CDS encoding folate family ECF transporter S component, whose product MFKVPRFTTRGITLAASFVAMAIILKSLLVIETGNLRITMYEIPMVFIGVTFGPIVGGLLGFVVDFVHILFSPWAYTFNVFTVSNMLWGIIPGLFFFQRPIKRTPLIICLVVTGVLTFGLNSYGIYQYEGMGSLLATLPYRVGLLVIKVPLQVYLIEQLYDRVVEPHLKLQKA is encoded by the coding sequence ATGTTTAAAGTACCACGTTTTACGACAAGGGGGATTACCCTTGCCGCATCCTTTGTTGCGATGGCCATTATTTTGAAGAGTTTGCTCGTGATTGAAACAGGAAATTTACGAATAACGATGTATGAAATTCCAATGGTATTCATCGGTGTAACCTTTGGTCCAATTGTTGGCGGGTTACTCGGGTTTGTCGTTGATTTTGTCCACATTTTGTTTAGTCCCTGGGCATACACCTTTAATGTGTTTACCGTATCGAATATGCTCTGGGGAATCATCCCGGGATTATTCTTTTTCCAACGTCCCATAAAACGAACACCACTGATTATTTGTTTGGTAGTGACAGGTGTCCTGACGTTTGGTTTGAACTCCTATGGAATTTATCAGTACGAGGGAATGGGAAGTCTACTTGCAACCTTGCCGTATCGGGTTGGTCTATTAGTAATTAAGGTGCCACTGCAAGTATACCTCATTGAACAGCTATATGATCGGGTTGTGGAACCGCATTTAAAATTACAAAAAGCATAG